A portion of the Candidatus Tectomicrobia bacterium genome contains these proteins:
- a CDS encoding FAD-binding oxidoreductase: MTIPSTSPCIVIGGGAVGLSVAYHLARAGMKGAVLLERGALGEGSTGACMGGIRLDFSTEVNVRFSLAALPRWEGFAGEFGVDPGFRRVGYLMLASLEEDWALLQESRALHARLGVPSELLPPEEIARRWPFIRTDDLRGGSFCGADGYAGPQEAVQGYARRCRELGVRILQETPATGIRIEGARVRGVETPRGSIETDCAVCCAGPWAAEVARMAGVELPVRPIRRQVFASGPVPGLTPGMPLTIDLGQHTTYKPEGEGFILYGPQDAEPSYNTRVDWEAAEWAVGRAARRIPAFERARILRGWAGLYEVTPDNHGIMGGFAGLEGFHAAAGFSGHGFQHSPAIGQAMAERILEGEARSVDIGPLAPDRFARGAALPERLTAHHAEAG; this comes from the coding sequence ATGACCATCCCGAGCACCTCCCCCTGCATCGTCATCGGCGGGGGGGCGGTGGGCCTCTCTGTCGCCTACCACCTGGCCCGGGCCGGGATGAAGGGCGCCGTCCTCCTCGAGCGGGGCGCCCTGGGGGAAGGCTCCACCGGTGCCTGCATGGGGGGCATCCGGCTGGACTTCTCCACCGAGGTGAACGTGCGCTTCTCCCTGGCCGCCCTGCCCCGCTGGGAGGGCTTCGCCGGGGAGTTCGGGGTGGACCCGGGCTTCCGCCGGGTGGGCTACCTCATGCTCGCCAGCCTGGAGGAGGACTGGGCCCTCCTCCAGGAGAGCCGCGCCCTGCACGCCCGCCTCGGGGTGCCGAGCGAGCTCCTCCCGCCCGAGGAGATCGCCCGCCGCTGGCCCTTCATCCGGACGGACGACCTGCGCGGGGGGAGCTTCTGCGGGGCGGACGGCTACGCGGGCCCCCAGGAGGCCGTCCAGGGCTACGCCCGGCGCTGCCGGGAGCTGGGCGTCCGCATCCTCCAGGAGACCCCGGCCACGGGCATCCGCATCGAGGGCGCGAGGGTCCGGGGGGTGGAGACGCCACGGGGGAGCATCGAGACCGATTGCGCCGTCTGCTGCGCCGGGCCCTGGGCGGCCGAGGTGGCCCGCATGGCCGGGGTGGAGCTCCCGGTCCGGCCCATCCGCCGCCAGGTGTTCGCGAGCGGGCCCGTCCCCGGCCTCACACCCGGGATGCCGCTCACCATCGACCTTGGGCAGCACACGACCTACAAGCCCGAGGGGGAGGGCTTCATCCTCTACGGCCCCCAGGACGCGGAGCCCAGCTACAACACGCGCGTGGACTGGGAGGCCGCCGAGTGGGCCGTCGGGCGCGCCGCGAGGCGAATCCCCGCCTTCGAGCGCGCGCGGATCCTGAGGGGCTGGGCCGGGCTCTACGAGGTGACGCCGGACAACCACGGCATCATGGGGGGCTTCGCCGGGCTTGAGGGCTTCCACGCGGCCGCCGGCTTCAGCGGGCACGGCTTCCAGCACAGCCCCGCCATCGGCCAGGCCATGGCCGAGCGGATACTGGAGGGCGAGGCCCGCTCCGTGGACATCGGCCCCCTCGCGCCGGACCGCTTCGCGCGGGGCGCCGCCCTGCCCGAGCGCCTCACCGCCCACCACGCCGAGGCGGGGTAG
- a CDS encoding tetratricopeptide repeat protein has product MPPQPPDSHSRFLLIEGEARIRRLLSSMLQGAGAKIVHNMPNGKAGKEVLLKEPVDVVVCDWGASDTDGVEFLRDVRTFPLTKYLPFLMMSRVGQLNEAEIAATRDYDVDGHLFKPITQEDLQQKVRGAVARYNSMAKAYTHLARAAAFIDIEDFGEARKEIQAAQREGAESPRVWSEAGSLLGAMDAQAEAKQCFRRSIELDRTYARAYDSLGALLEEEGDTAGAVKFYTASSQISPRNRDRQFSLAKTLLAQGDEEGARLAIHRGIEAGGEASSPAARSAAAAEFLMAAGRADLAEKEYAFALEADPANAHYFNRLGIAFRRQKKYAEAVANYRKAIQVVANDPVLYYNLAIAQAEAGELTQAIGTLRRALVLDPHFEAAESLLRRIMGRMEASN; this is encoded by the coding sequence ATGCCGCCGCAGCCGCCGGACAGCCATTCGCGCTTTCTCCTGATCGAGGGCGAGGCGCGCATCCGCCGCCTCCTCTCCTCGATGCTCCAGGGGGCGGGGGCGAAGATCGTCCACAACATGCCCAACGGGAAGGCGGGGAAGGAGGTGCTCCTCAAGGAGCCCGTGGACGTGGTGGTGTGCGACTGGGGCGCCTCCGACACGGACGGCGTCGAGTTCCTCCGCGACGTCCGCACCTTCCCCCTCACCAAGTATCTCCCCTTCCTGATGATGAGCCGGGTCGGGCAGCTCAACGAGGCGGAGATCGCCGCCACCCGCGACTACGACGTGGACGGCCACCTCTTCAAGCCGATCACCCAGGAGGACCTGCAGCAGAAGGTCCGCGGCGCCGTCGCCCGCTACAACTCGATGGCCAAGGCCTACACCCACCTGGCCCGCGCCGCCGCCTTCATCGACATCGAGGACTTCGGCGAGGCCCGCAAGGAGATCCAGGCCGCCCAGCGGGAGGGCGCCGAGTCCCCCCGCGTGTGGAGCGAGGCGGGCAGCCTCCTCGGCGCGATGGACGCCCAGGCCGAGGCCAAGCAGTGCTTCCGCCGCAGCATCGAGCTCGACCGCACCTACGCCCGCGCCTACGACAGCCTCGGCGCCCTCCTCGAGGAGGAGGGGGACACGGCCGGGGCGGTGAAGTTCTACACCGCCTCCTCCCAGATCAGCCCGCGCAACCGGGACCGCCAGTTCTCCCTGGCCAAGACCCTGCTCGCCCAGGGGGACGAAGAGGGCGCGCGGCTGGCCATCCACCGGGGCATCGAGGCGGGGGGAGAGGCCTCCTCCCCGGCCGCCCGCAGCGCCGCCGCGGCGGAGTTCCTCATGGCGGCCGGGCGCGCCGACCTGGCGGAGAAGGAATACGCCTTCGCCCTCGAGGCCGATCCCGCCAACGCGCATTATTTCAACCGGCTGGGCATCGCCTTCCGGCGCCAGAAGAAGTACGCCGAGGCCGTGGCGAACTACCGCAAGGCCATCCAGGTGGTGGCGAACGACCCGGTCCTCTACTACAACCTGGCCATCGCCCAGGCCGAAGCGGGCGAGCTCACCCAGGCCATCGGCACCCTCCGCCGCGCCCTGGTGCTTGACCCCCACTTCGAGGCCGCCGAGAGCCTGCTCCGCCGGATCATGGGCCGGATGGAGGCCTCCAACTAG
- a CDS encoding NapC/NirT family cytochrome c — protein MEEGRRLPRYAYNWISAAGALVAALALFAIVFLFIISMYLGTENPYLGILIYLILPMILVAGALLIPIGMYVHWRVWQRTGEVPFMRWPHLDLNIERHRNATLAFILGFMAFTLLGSVGTYQAYHFTESVTFCGQTCHAVMKPEFTTYQHSPHARVTCAECHVGAGAGWYAKSKMQGLYQVYAVTFNAFPRPIPTPITSLRPARETCEQCHWPQKFYGAMQRRFDHYRYDKENTRWTLNMLLKVGSGNPATAQESGIHWHINPAVTVEYIARDEKRQDVPWVRVTDKRSGRAEVFQDSAKPLTKEQIAKAEVRKMDCMDCHNRPSHNLFPPDYVMDLEMFAGRVDPSIPQIKLATVTAMAKDYPTEKAAMEGIEREIADFYKKNHAGFYGQKKDFVDKAIKAAQAAFRSNIFPEMRAKWSSYPNDIGHFIFPGCWRCHGGKHKSEGGKIITHNCDVCHIILSQGPGPQKEFVSSEQGLPFQHPVNVGGAERFIGCFNCHKGVKP, from the coding sequence ATGGAAGAAGGCAGGAGACTGCCCCGGTACGCCTACAACTGGATCAGCGCGGCCGGGGCCCTCGTCGCGGCGCTGGCCCTCTTCGCCATCGTCTTTCTCTTCATCATCTCGATGTACCTCGGGACCGAGAACCCCTACCTCGGCATCCTGATCTACCTCATCCTGCCCATGATTTTGGTGGCTGGGGCGCTCCTCATCCCCATCGGCATGTACGTCCACTGGCGCGTCTGGCAGCGGACGGGCGAAGTGCCCTTCATGAGGTGGCCGCACCTGGACCTCAACATCGAGCGCCACCGCAACGCGACCCTCGCCTTCATCCTGGGCTTCATGGCCTTCACCCTGCTGGGGAGCGTGGGGACCTACCAGGCCTACCACTTCACCGAGTCCGTCACCTTCTGCGGGCAGACCTGCCATGCCGTGATGAAGCCCGAGTTCACGACCTACCAGCACTCGCCGCACGCCCGGGTGACCTGCGCCGAGTGCCACGTCGGGGCGGGCGCGGGCTGGTACGCCAAGTCCAAGATGCAGGGGCTCTACCAGGTCTACGCGGTGACGTTCAACGCCTTCCCGCGCCCCATCCCCACGCCCATCACCAGCCTGCGCCCGGCGCGCGAAACCTGCGAGCAGTGCCACTGGCCCCAGAAGTTCTATGGCGCCATGCAGCGCCGGTTCGACCACTACCGCTACGACAAGGAGAACACCCGCTGGACCCTCAACATGCTGCTGAAGGTCGGGAGCGGGAACCCCGCCACCGCCCAGGAGTCGGGCATTCACTGGCACATCAACCCGGCGGTGACGGTGGAGTACATCGCCCGGGACGAGAAGCGCCAGGACGTCCCCTGGGTGCGCGTGACGGACAAGCGCAGCGGGCGGGCCGAGGTCTTCCAGGATTCGGCCAAGCCGCTGACGAAGGAGCAGATCGCCAAGGCCGAGGTCCGGAAGATGGACTGCATGGATTGCCACAACCGGCCCAGCCACAACCTCTTCCCCCCGGACTACGTGATGGACCTGGAGATGTTCGCGGGCCGGGTCGACCCCTCCATCCCCCAGATCAAGCTGGCCACCGTCACGGCGATGGCGAAGGATTACCCGACCGAGAAGGCGGCCATGGAAGGCATCGAGCGGGAGATCGCGGACTTCTACAAGAAGAACCACGCCGGCTTCTACGGGCAGAAGAAAGACTTCGTGGACAAGGCCATCAAGGCCGCGCAGGCGGCCTTCCGCAGCAACATCTTCCCCGAGATGAGGGCCAAGTGGTCCTCCTATCCGAACGACATCGGCCACTTCATCTTCCCCGGCTGCTGGCGGTGCCACGGCGGGAAGCACAAGAGCGAGGGCGGCAAGATCATCACCCACAACTGCGACGTCTGCCACATCATCCTCTCCCAGGGCCCGGGGCCCCAGAAGGAGTTCGTCTCCTCCGAGCAGGGCCTTCCGTTCCAGCACCCCGTCAACGTCGGCGGGGCCGAGAGGTTCATCGGCTGCTTCAACTGCCACAAGGGGGTGAAGCCGTAG
- a CDS encoding HAMP domain-containing histidine kinase, protein MTVPMETARPAGKRTFRLLRHFSLLSAVALALVIAALVILYRHFAVGGIILLAERQNELLTRTVFHAIWPPYGAHLASAGRLDAVALRNRPETGEIHRSLQELARHLPILKVKIYDLKGRVVFSTEAREIGQGEEANVLRFLSSGAEKPLTILGWKERFNGISGTAVRRFIAESYIPVRWEKKSAEAVFETYADVTGLMAEVNSNAGYFFFGLFLSFGALYGCLLLVVRRAEGILNSQHDEILKERSRLAASLDEIQRTQKMLVRAEKLSSIGTLTAGASHEILNPANIIGLHAQRLQWEHGEDTPVRESAGVILRNVKRITRICDNLRRFSSDEKLAMEPFSPEEVLSQCVKRLEPELRLAGVEIARDLLEPPARAVGDENQIQHVFLNLLRNAMDAMPEGGTLTVSSRKVSEDGGKWWELRVADTGAGIPADILHLIFDPFFTTKPEGKGMGLGLSVSHGIVEAHGGKIWAESAPREGAAFVIRLPLEAAQPPP, encoded by the coding sequence ATGACGGTCCCCATGGAGACCGCCCGGCCGGCGGGAAAGAGGACCTTCCGGCTGCTGCGGCACTTTTCCCTCCTGAGCGCGGTCGCCCTCGCGCTGGTCATCGCCGCGCTGGTGATCCTCTACCGCCACTTCGCCGTGGGCGGCATCATCTTGCTGGCGGAGCGCCAGAACGAGCTTCTGACGCGCACGGTGTTTCACGCCATCTGGCCGCCCTACGGCGCCCACCTCGCCTCGGCGGGCCGCCTCGACGCCGTCGCCCTGAGGAACCGCCCGGAGACCGGAGAGATCCACCGGAGCCTCCAGGAGCTCGCCCGGCACCTCCCCATCCTCAAGGTGAAAATCTACGATCTGAAGGGGCGGGTCGTCTTCTCGACGGAGGCGCGCGAGATCGGGCAGGGGGAGGAAGCGAACGTGCTCCGTTTCCTCTCCTCGGGCGCGGAGAAACCGCTCACCATCCTCGGCTGGAAGGAGAGATTCAACGGCATCTCAGGGACGGCCGTCCGCCGGTTCATCGCCGAAAGCTACATCCCCGTCCGCTGGGAGAAAAAGTCGGCCGAAGCCGTGTTCGAGACGTACGCGGACGTGACGGGCCTGATGGCCGAGGTGAACTCCAACGCCGGCTATTTCTTCTTCGGCCTCTTCCTCTCCTTCGGGGCGTTGTACGGGTGCTTGCTCCTGGTCGTGCGGCGGGCGGAGGGAATCCTGAATTCGCAGCACGATGAGATACTGAAGGAGCGCTCCCGGCTGGCGGCATCCCTGGACGAGATCCAGCGCACCCAAAAGATGCTCGTCCGGGCCGAGAAGCTCTCCTCCATCGGGACGCTGACGGCGGGGGCCTCCCACGAGATTTTGAACCCCGCCAACATCATCGGCCTCCACGCCCAGCGGCTCCAGTGGGAGCACGGAGAGGATACGCCGGTCCGGGAGTCGGCGGGGGTGATCCTCCGCAACGTGAAGCGGATCACCCGGATCTGCGACAACCTGAGGCGCTTCTCGAGCGACGAGAAGCTGGCGATGGAGCCGTTCTCCCCGGAGGAGGTCCTCTCGCAGTGCGTCAAGCGCCTGGAGCCGGAACTCCGCCTCGCGGGCGTCGAAATCGCGCGGGACCTCCTGGAGCCTCCCGCCAGGGCCGTGGGAGACGAAAATCAGATCCAGCACGTGTTCCTCAACCTGCTCCGCAACGCCATGGACGCCATGCCGGAGGGGGGGACGCTGACGGTTTCCTCCAGGAAGGTGAGCGAGGACGGCGGGAAGTGGTGGGAGCTCCGCGTCGCCGACACCGGCGCGGGCATCCCGGCGGACATCCTGCACCTGATCTTCGATCCCTTTTTCACCACCAAGCCCGAGGGCAAGGGCATGGGCTTGGGGCTTTCCGTCTCCCACGGGATCGTCGAGGCGCACGGCGGCAAGATCTGGGCCGAGAGCGCTCCGCGGGAAGGAGCCGCCTTCGTCATCCGTCTCCCGCTGGAGGCCGCTCAGCCGCCGCCCTGA
- a CDS encoding carbon-nitrogen hydrolase family protein, whose protein sequence is MTYRAAHVRVGIVLPESRYGEEEWRNAEEAVAYADEAAAKGAQLLLYPEGYPGPMTGPLDNKKFPFDPVEELKKKAKQHAMYIIAGNVVESKMPGAHLLTLRLFGPEGKELACYCRQQPDTPPLNAYLYGGKAHLLPGQGPCCVETDLGRVGLQICSELWVPELPRLLMLEGAEIIVSPIHGMHSQTGYALRDTWRCVARSRAAENLFYVLVTQNLYKVEGFDYEQSIVGGAFAAGPERMEGLRESRGVLITDLDMERLRYLRTRNYDEENLSKPDDPNWRPIGCRPGQIFERYPALYKRLAEPSKFSYDYEYWREGDLDAWLPEYDRLYEGDYERILKKYGGPFRFKEK, encoded by the coding sequence ATGACGTACCGTGCCGCGCACGTCCGGGTGGGGATCGTCCTGCCCGAGTCCCGCTACGGCGAGGAGGAGTGGCGCAACGCCGAGGAGGCCGTGGCCTACGCCGACGAGGCGGCGGCGAAGGGCGCCCAGCTCCTGCTCTACCCGGAGGGCTACCCCGGGCCGATGACGGGGCCGCTCGACAACAAGAAGTTCCCCTTCGACCCGGTGGAGGAGCTCAAGAAGAAGGCCAAGCAGCACGCCATGTACATCATCGCGGGCAACGTGGTCGAGAGCAAGATGCCGGGGGCCCACCTCTTGACGCTCCGCCTCTTCGGCCCCGAGGGCAAGGAGCTCGCCTGCTATTGCCGGCAGCAGCCCGACACCCCGCCGCTCAACGCCTACCTCTACGGCGGCAAGGCCCACCTCCTCCCGGGCCAGGGCCCCTGCTGCGTGGAGACCGACCTGGGGCGGGTCGGCCTCCAGATCTGCAGCGAGCTCTGGGTGCCGGAGCTCCCGCGCCTGCTCATGCTCGAGGGGGCCGAGATCATCGTCTCGCCCATCCACGGCATGCACAGCCAGACGGGCTACGCGCTGCGGGACACCTGGCGCTGCGTGGCGCGCTCGCGGGCGGCCGAGAACCTCTTCTACGTGCTGGTGACGCAGAACCTCTACAAGGTGGAGGGCTTCGACTACGAGCAGTCCATCGTGGGCGGGGCCTTCGCCGCCGGCCCCGAGCGCATGGAGGGGCTGCGCGAGAGCCGGGGCGTGCTGATCACGGACCTCGACATGGAGCGGCTGCGCTACCTGCGCACGCGCAACTACGACGAGGAGAACCTCTCCAAGCCCGACGACCCGAACTGGCGCCCCATCGGCTGCCGCCCCGGCCAGATCTTCGAGCGCTACCCGGCCCTCTACAAGCGGCTCGCCGAGCCCAGCAAGTTTTCCTACGACTACGAGTACTGGCGCGAGGGCGACCTCGACGCCTGGCTCCCCGAGTACGACCGCCTCTACGAGGGCGACTACGAGCGCATCCTCAAGAAGTACGGCGGGCCCTTCCGGTTCAAGGAGAAGTAG
- a CDS encoding thiamine pyrophosphate-dependent dehydrogenase E1 component subunit alpha, translating to MVPSKKVCLAILERMLAIRHFEGRVAELYGAGRLPGFVHLSLGGEAAAAAVCACLRVDDHIISTHRGHGHSIAKGADLKGMMAELFGKSTGLCKGKGGSMHIADARVGMLGANGIVGAGFPIAVGAGFSAQYRGTDQVTVCFFGDGASNHSTFHEGLNLASIWSLPVIFLCENNGWAISIRQSEHQRVENVADRASAYGVPGASVDGGDAIAVYEAMSEAVRRARRGKGPSLVECRIERWRGHFEGDPQAYRSKKENEVWRDKSRDPLERFKKTLLGRKLLTAAQFDQMEEEVRARIEEAVRFAEESPLPAAEAALEDLYAPRP from the coding sequence ATGGTTCCCAGCAAGAAGGTCTGTCTCGCGATCCTGGAGAGGATGCTCGCGATCCGCCACTTCGAGGGCCGGGTGGCGGAGCTCTACGGCGCCGGCCGCCTGCCCGGCTTCGTCCACCTCTCCTTGGGCGGGGAGGCGGCCGCGGCCGCCGTCTGCGCCTGCCTGCGCGTGGACGACCACATTATTTCCACCCACCGCGGCCACGGCCACTCGATCGCCAAGGGGGCGGACCTCAAGGGCATGATGGCCGAGCTCTTCGGCAAGAGCACCGGGCTGTGCAAGGGGAAGGGCGGCTCCATGCACATCGCGGACGCGCGCGTCGGAATGCTGGGGGCGAACGGGATCGTCGGGGCCGGCTTCCCCATCGCCGTCGGGGCGGGCTTCAGCGCCCAGTACCGGGGGACGGACCAGGTGACGGTGTGCTTCTTCGGGGACGGCGCCTCGAATCACTCCACCTTCCACGAGGGGCTCAACCTGGCCTCGATCTGGAGCCTTCCCGTCATCTTCCTGTGCGAGAACAACGGCTGGGCCATCTCAATCCGCCAGAGCGAGCACCAGCGGGTGGAGAACGTGGCGGACCGCGCCTCCGCCTACGGCGTCCCCGGAGCCAGCGTGGACGGCGGCGACGCGATTGCGGTCTACGAGGCCATGAGCGAGGCGGTGCGCCGGGCCCGGCGGGGCAAGGGGCCCAGCCTCGTCGAGTGCCGCATCGAGCGCTGGCGGGGGCACTTCGAGGGCGACCCCCAGGCCTACCGCTCCAAGAAGGAGAATGAGGTCTGGCGCGACAAGTCCCGCGACCCGCTGGAGCGCTTCAAGAAGACGCTCCTCGGCCGCAAGCTCTTGACCGCCGCGCAGTTCGATCAGATGGAGGAAGAAGTGCGCGCCCGCATCGAGGAAGCGGTCCGCTTCGCGGAGGAGAGCCCTCTCCCCGCCGCCGAGGCGGCCCTGGAAGACCTCTACGCCCCGCGTCCGTGA